In Deferribacter autotrophicus, a single genomic region encodes these proteins:
- a CDS encoding AAA family ATPase, whose protein sequence is MDRKTKVITITSGKGGVGKTNISLNLAIALAKLNYKVALLDADLALGNVDLLIGSKPKYTIEDIVKRDIPIEKIIIEHDKLPNFSLIPAGSGILELTRLTKKERDKLKKEISKIKSQYDFLVIDTGAGISSEIISFIKLADEVIVILLPEVTSIKDSYSILKVLKEKGVIKKYSIIINRAKSKQQVTTIFEKFKDTVKKFLQLEVQLLGFLPEDENFQESVNRQIPLINLYPNSITAKLFKHNANLIAVNSDLKGIEIDELFDSIVEEENVTIEQVEEGGKEKQIIDLNICVVQTEKKLANIIEDINELLKFTKLLKRQIRAELVSDSFFDEFKIGSELVFVENNVKFYSSKIIGWDFGKYLICETSRDIDKLFETYEVVTTRYSFEDSLIEFKSRIFGEIESANLIVISYPKDYLITKLRDYKRVPVKIPCNINYKGIKLLSATILDLSVKGALININYPCDIGDSLILNFILPDGKEVQNVKAIICNIRDKNRYGISFTEISSLSTRRIERFIDAYYHLFVSKKSGKKIEKISGELRDFSFFDIIQITSASTKSLMIEFFSENGDGRIFLKKGRVVHATFNNKEGVDAFYEISMLKDGEFYINEFDGEVKETIDENTDVLLLNSAYFSDVRGHKNGD, encoded by the coding sequence AGTCGGTAAAACTAATATTTCATTAAATCTTGCCATTGCACTTGCAAAGCTAAATTACAAAGTGGCTTTATTGGATGCCGATTTAGCTCTTGGAAATGTAGATTTGCTTATTGGCTCAAAACCTAAATACACCATTGAAGATATTGTGAAAAGAGATATTCCCATTGAGAAGATTATAATTGAGCATGATAAACTGCCCAATTTTTCGCTTATTCCTGCAGGAAGTGGGATCTTAGAGTTAACAAGGTTGACTAAAAAAGAAAGAGACAAACTTAAAAAAGAGATAAGTAAGATTAAATCTCAATATGATTTTTTGGTAATAGATACTGGGGCAGGTATATCAAGTGAGATAATTTCTTTTATTAAGCTTGCGGATGAAGTTATAGTGATTTTGTTACCAGAAGTAACGTCAATTAAAGATAGTTATTCCATTTTAAAGGTTTTAAAAGAAAAAGGTGTTATTAAAAAATATAGCATAATAATAAATAGGGCAAAATCAAAGCAGCAGGTAACCACTATTTTTGAAAAATTTAAAGACACAGTAAAGAAATTTTTACAGCTAGAGGTTCAACTTTTAGGATTTTTACCTGAAGATGAAAATTTTCAAGAGTCTGTTAACAGGCAGATTCCACTGATAAATTTATATCCAAATTCAATTACTGCTAAGCTATTTAAACATAATGCAAATCTTATTGCTGTAAATAGTGATTTAAAAGGTATAGAAATTGATGAATTGTTTGATAGTATTGTTGAAGAAGAAAATGTGACTATTGAACAGGTGGAAGAAGGAGGAAAAGAAAAACAGATAATTGATCTAAATATATGTGTAGTTCAAACAGAGAAAAAACTTGCAAACATTATTGAAGACATTAACGAACTTTTAAAATTCACAAAGCTTTTAAAAAGACAAATTAGAGCTGAACTTGTATCTGACTCTTTTTTTGATGAGTTTAAAATTGGTTCAGAGCTTGTTTTTGTTGAAAATAATGTGAAGTTTTATAGTTCTAAAATCATAGGTTGGGATTTTGGAAAGTATTTGATATGTGAAACAAGTAGAGACATAGACAAGCTCTTTGAGACATATGAGGTTGTCACCACAAGATATTCTTTTGAAGATTCATTAATTGAATTTAAATCAAGAATTTTTGGTGAAATTGAATCAGCAAATTTGATAGTTATTTCTTATCCTAAAGATTATTTGATTACAAAACTTAGAGACTATAAAAGAGTGCCTGTAAAAATACCATGCAATATCAATTATAAGGGAATAAAACTCTTAAGTGCAACCATTCTTGATTTGAGTGTAAAGGGAGCGTTGATAAATATTAATTATCCGTGCGATATTGGAGATAGCCTTATATTAAATTTTATACTTCCCGATGGAAAAGAGGTTCAGAATGTTAAAGCAATTATTTGTAATATTAGAGACAAAAATAGATACGGTATTTCATTCACAGAAATTTCTTCTTTATCTACAAGAAGAATTGAAAGATTTATAGATGCATACTATCATCTATTTGTGAGTAAGAAAAGTGGGAAAAAGATTGAGAAGATATCTGGAGAACTAAGAGATTTTTCATTTTTTGATATTATTCAGATTACTTCAGCTTCAACTAAAAGTTTGATGATTGAATTTTTTTCAGAAAATGGGGATGGTAGAATATTTTTAAAGAAAGGGAGGGTAGTGCATGCAACTTTTAATAATAAAGAAGGGGTTGATGCTTTTTATGAAATTTCGATGTTGAAGGATGGCGAGTTTTATATTAATGAATTTGATGGAGAAGTAAAAGAAACTATTGATGAGAATACAGATGTTTTACTGTTAAACAGTGCATATTTTAGTGATGTAAGAGGTCATAAAAATGGGGATTAG
- a CDS encoding DUF167 domain-containing protein, translating into MGIRITLYIQPGAKKSEYTDLFNGMPKLKIASPPVDGAANKELIKFLSKKLGISKSKVKIISGEKSRIKTLEIDSDITEDEFIKIIKG; encoded by the coding sequence ATGGGGATTAGAATTACTCTTTATATACAACCAGGGGCTAAAAAAAGTGAATATACTGATTTATTTAACGGAATGCCAAAATTAAAAATAGCATCTCCTCCTGTGGATGGTGCAGCAAATAAGGAGTTGATAAAGTTTTTGTCTAAAAAACTTGGAATCAGTAAATCTAAGGTTAAAATTATCAGCGGAGAAAAGAGCAGAATAAAAACATTAGAGATCGATTCTGATATAACCGAGGATGAGTTTATTAAAATTATTAAAGGATGA
- the lysA gene encoding diaminopimelate decarboxylase, which produces MNHFHYMNGEMYCEEVPLKKIADEVGTPFYVYSAATFKKHFEDFEASFKEVPHIICFAVKANSNLAVLNLLGKLGCGADIVSGGELYRALKAGIDSKKIVYAGVGKTEEEIEFALKSDILMFNIESLQELEKINEVAKRLNKKARIALRVNPNVDPKTHPYISTGLKKNKFGIPIEKAYQEYEYAASLSNIEVVGAHCHIGSQLTDVSPFVDATKIMVELVKNLKDKGIEIKYLDLGGGLGIKYKDETPPSPKEYADKLIDVIKGLDVTLVFEPGRVIAGNAGALVTKVLYTKDTELKSFKIVDAAMNDLMRPTLYGSYHEIKPVKEGNYKNVYGDIVGPICETGDFLAKDRDIPDFQQGDLVAVMSAGAYGFTMSSNYNSRPRVPEILVNKDKYYIVRRRETYDDLIGLECIPEDL; this is translated from the coding sequence ATGAATCATTTCCATTATATGAATGGAGAAATGTACTGTGAAGAAGTTCCTTTAAAGAAAATTGCAGATGAAGTAGGGACTCCTTTTTATGTGTACAGTGCAGCTACTTTCAAAAAGCATTTCGAAGATTTTGAAGCAAGTTTTAAAGAAGTTCCTCACATTATCTGTTTTGCAGTCAAAGCAAATTCTAACCTTGCTGTATTGAATCTGTTAGGGAAACTTGGTTGTGGTGCTGACATTGTTTCTGGTGGGGAACTCTATCGTGCACTGAAAGCTGGAATTGACAGCAAAAAGATTGTTTATGCGGGCGTAGGAAAAACTGAAGAGGAGATTGAGTTTGCCTTAAAGTCAGATATTTTGATGTTTAATATTGAATCACTTCAGGAACTTGAAAAGATTAATGAAGTAGCAAAAAGATTAAATAAAAAAGCAAGGATCGCTTTAAGAGTTAATCCAAATGTGGATCCAAAAACTCATCCATATATTTCTACAGGTTTGAAAAAGAACAAATTTGGGATCCCTATAGAAAAGGCATATCAGGAATATGAATATGCAGCAAGTCTTTCAAATATTGAAGTGGTTGGTGCTCACTGTCATATAGGTTCTCAGCTTACAGATGTGTCACCATTTGTGGATGCCACAAAGATTATGGTAGAGCTTGTGAAGAATCTCAAAGATAAAGGGATTGAGATAAAGTATTTGGACCTTGGTGGTGGTCTTGGGATAAAATATAAAGATGAGACACCTCCATCACCAAAAGAGTATGCAGATAAATTAATTGATGTGATAAAGGGACTTGATGTAACCCTTGTGTTTGAGCCTGGAAGAGTTATTGCTGGCAATGCGGGAGCCCTTGTAACAAAAGTTCTTTATACAAAAGATACAGAATTGAAAAGTTTTAAAATTGTAGATGCTGCAATGAACGATTTGATGAGACCTACGCTGTATGGTTCATATCATGAGATAAAGCCAGTTAAAGAAGGAAATTACAAAAACGTTTATGGTGATATAGTAGGACCAATATGTGAAACAGGAGATTTTTTAGCTAAGGATAGGGATATCCCTGATTTTCAGCAGGGTGATTTGGTGGCTGTGATGAGTGCCGGCGCTTATGGTTTTACAATGAGTTCAAATTATAATTCAAGACCAAGAGTTCCTGAAATACTTGTAAATAAAGACAAGTACTATATTGTGAGAAGAAGAGAGACCTATGATGACCTTATAGGTCTAGAATGTATTCCTGAAGACTTATAG
- the dapF gene encoding diaminopimelate epimerase, translated as MNIPFYKMTGSGNDFIIIDNRDGKMNDINLSEFIPKVCARCVSVGADGLILIENSDNVDFKWQFFNSDGSVAEMCGNGSRCAARFAYLNGIAGKKMAFETIAGIIEAEIMDGFNVKVQLTDPFDEKIDYKLNLNGEELTVSSINTGVPHVVVEVDDIENFDVVKYGRGIRFHEFYQPAGTNVNFFKKIGENKLKVRTYERGVENETMACGTGSVATSIVAVKKGIVKSPVEIETSSGLLLKVYLENGKVYLEGEARVVYTGVLNREALEY; from the coding sequence ATGAATATCCCTTTTTATAAAATGACAGGCAGTGGTAACGATTTTATTATCATAGATAATCGTGATGGTAAGATGAATGATATAAACTTAAGTGAGTTTATACCTAAAGTGTGTGCAAGATGTGTATCAGTGGGTGCTGATGGACTTATTTTAATCGAAAATTCAGATAATGTGGATTTCAAATGGCAATTTTTTAATTCAGATGGTTCTGTAGCGGAAATGTGTGGAAATGGTTCAAGATGTGCCGCAAGATTTGCATATTTGAATGGGATTGCTGGTAAAAAAATGGCTTTTGAAACTATTGCCGGAATTATTGAAGCTGAAATTATGGATGGTTTTAATGTTAAAGTGCAGCTTACCGATCCGTTTGATGAGAAGATAGATTATAAGTTAAATTTAAACGGAGAAGAACTAACTGTTTCCAGTATAAATACAGGTGTTCCTCATGTAGTTGTTGAGGTGGATGATATAGAAAATTTCGATGTAGTAAAATATGGTAGGGGTATTAGATTTCATGAGTTTTATCAACCTGCGGGTACCAATGTGAATTTTTTCAAAAAAATAGGGGAAAACAAGCTGAAAGTTCGTACTTATGAGAGAGGCGTAGAAAATGAAACTATGGCCTGCGGGACAGGCTCTGTGGCCACATCAATTGTAGCGGTTAAAAAAGGGATTGTAAAATCACCTGTAGAGATTGAAACAAGTAGTGGTTTGTTGTTAAAGGTTTATCTGGAAAATGGTAAGGTTTATTTAGAAGGTGAAGCAAGGGTTGTTTATACAGGAGTATTGAATAGAGAAGCTTTAGAATATTAA
- the dapA gene encoding 4-hydroxy-tetrahydrodipicolinate synthase, with the protein MFKGSIVAIVTPMKNGDVDEDKLRELVEFQIANGTDGIVPCGTTGESATLTYEEHCKVIDIVIDQVKGRVPVIAGTGSNSTHETIYLTNHAKEAGADAALVITPYYNKPTQKGLYEHFKAVAEAVDIPIILYNVPGRTAVNMLPDTVIELSKIKNIVGIKEASGSLDQAAEIIAGTNDDFLLLSGEDSLTFSLLCLGGDGVISVATNIVPDMMAELVDSFFAGDIEKARSLHYKLYPLFKAIFLETNPIPVKKALYLMGMIEDDIRLPLVTMTEANTEKLRKVLLDLGLNLKN; encoded by the coding sequence ATGTTTAAAGGTAGTATTGTGGCTATAGTGACGCCAATGAAAAATGGGGATGTGGATGAAGATAAACTAAGAGAGTTAGTGGAATTTCAGATTGCGAATGGAACAGATGGAATTGTGCCTTGCGGTACGACAGGTGAATCTGCCACACTGACCTATGAAGAGCACTGTAAGGTTATTGATATTGTCATTGATCAGGTAAAAGGGAGAGTACCTGTAATTGCAGGGACTGGTTCAAACAGTACGCATGAAACGATATATCTTACAAATCATGCCAAAGAAGCTGGTGCTGATGCAGCTCTTGTCATTACACCTTATTACAATAAACCAACTCAGAAAGGATTGTATGAACATTTCAAGGCTGTGGCAGAGGCTGTGGATATACCAATTATTCTGTACAATGTTCCAGGTAGAACTGCAGTAAATATGCTTCCAGATACGGTTATTGAGCTTTCTAAGATAAAAAATATTGTAGGGATAAAAGAGGCAAGTGGCTCACTTGACCAGGCTGCTGAAATTATTGCTGGAACTAACGACGATTTCCTACTTCTGAGTGGAGAGGATTCTTTGACTTTTTCACTTTTATGTCTTGGTGGAGATGGTGTTATTTCCGTTGCCACTAATATTGTGCCTGATATGATGGCTGAACTTGTGGATTCATTTTTCGCAGGTGATATCGAAAAAGCAAGAAGCTTGCATTATAAACTCTATCCATTATTTAAAGCCATTTTTCTTGAAACAAACCCAATTCCTGTAAAAAAAGCCCTTTATCTTATGGGAATGATTGAGGATGATATAAGACTTCCTCTTGTAACCATGACAGAAGCAAATACTGAGAAATTAAGAAAAGTGTTACTTGACCTTGGATTAAATTTAAAAAATTAG
- the dapB gene encoding 4-hydroxy-tetrahydrodipicolinate reductase codes for MSITAICMVGAAGKMGRRIIALGNDDSDIRVAGALEAKDSTFIGIDAGEVAGIGNIGMAITDDFDVATKDADVLIDFTFKTVTLKNLEMYEKVGKPVVIGTTGFENEEVERIKALSNKIPVLLAPNMSLGVNLTFKVLEMVAKAVGNIYDIEIIEAHHRLKKDAPSGTAMKMAEVVAKATNRDLEKDAVYCRRGLIGERKDNEIGIQTIRAGDIVGEHTVMFCGNGERIEITHKAHTRDTFAKGALAAAKWIKDKPAGFYSMFDVLNL; via the coding sequence ATGAGTATTACAGCTATTTGTATGGTGGGCGCTGCTGGAAAAATGGGAAGAAGAATTATTGCACTTGGTAATGATGACAGTGATATTAGAGTAGCTGGTGCCCTTGAAGCTAAAGATTCCACTTTCATTGGAATTGATGCAGGGGAAGTGGCTGGCATTGGAAATATAGGCATGGCAATAACCGATGATTTTGATGTTGCTACAAAAGACGCGGATGTTTTGATAGATTTTACGTTTAAAACCGTAACTTTGAAAAATTTAGAAATGTATGAAAAGGTCGGTAAGCCTGTGGTGATAGGGACTACAGGTTTTGAAAATGAAGAAGTGGAAAGAATAAAAGCTTTGTCTAATAAGATACCTGTGCTGCTTGCACCAAACATGAGTCTTGGCGTAAACCTAACTTTTAAGGTATTGGAGATGGTGGCTAAAGCTGTTGGGAATATTTATGATATTGAAATAATTGAGGCACATCATAGACTGAAGAAGGATGCACCTAGCGGTACGGCTATGAAGATGGCTGAGGTGGTGGCAAAAGCAACTAATAGGGATCTTGAGAAAGATGCGGTTTATTGCAGAAGAGGGTTGATCGGAGAACGTAAGGATAATGAGATAGGGATACAAACCATAAGAGCAGGAGATATTGTGGGGGAGCATACCGTTATGTTTTGCGGAAATGGAGAGCGAATTGAAATAACTCACAAAGCCCATACAAGGGACACTTTTGCAAAAGGTGCACTTGCCGCTGCAAAATGGATTAAAGATAAACCTGCAGGGTTTTATTCAATGTTTGATGTATTAAACCTCTAA
- a CDS encoding rhomboid family intramembrane serine protease, which produces MIPIKDIIPRRETPFVNYILILINTLVFLYEVSLPPDFLNRFFYIFGLVPARYTHPEWAYFAGLHMDNYWPFFTNMFLHGSWFHLISNMWTLFIFGDNVEDRLGHFKYLIFYILSGLAASFTHFIFNADSVVPAVGASGAIAGVMGAYFIMFPHSRIVTLIPIFFFPFFFEIPAVVFLGFWFFSQIISGTFTVIVNQNASGIAWWAHIGGFVFGMLFHKLFKKNNDYYRDYFPDELLYRYFR; this is translated from the coding sequence ATGATACCGATTAAGGATATTATCCCTCGTAGAGAGACACCTTTTGTTAATTATATTCTGATTTTAATAAATACCCTGGTTTTTCTTTATGAAGTATCTTTACCACCTGATTTTTTAAATAGATTTTTTTATATTTTTGGACTTGTACCTGCCAGATATACTCATCCTGAGTGGGCATATTTTGCTGGTTTACATATGGATAATTATTGGCCGTTTTTTACCAATATGTTTTTGCATGGTAGTTGGTTTCATCTCATTAGCAATATGTGGACCCTTTTTATTTTCGGGGATAATGTGGAGGATAGGCTTGGTCATTTTAAATATCTGATTTTTTATATTTTATCAGGTCTTGCTGCTAGCTTCACACATTTTATTTTTAATGCTGATTCTGTTGTTCCGGCTGTGGGAGCCTCAGGTGCCATTGCAGGTGTTATGGGAGCTTATTTTATAATGTTTCCTCATTCTAGAATTGTTACACTTATACCTATATTTTTCTTTCCGTTTTTCTTTGAGATACCTGCAGTTGTGTTTTTAGGATTCTGGTTTTTCTCTCAGATAATTTCTGGGACTTTTACTGTAATAGTAAATCAAAATGCATCCGGAATTGCATGGTGGGCTCATATAGGTGGTTTTGTGTTCGGGATGCTGTTCCATAAATTGTTTAAGAAAAATAATGACTATTACAGGGATTATTTTCCTGATGAGCTTTTATATAGATATTTTCGTTAA
- a CDS encoding SDH family Clp fold serine proteinase, whose product MTFNELFWLFFMLAAMQPVIKQRMIESARQRLIAKIEKKRGSRVILLVHRQETMSFLGFPVYKYINVDDSEEVLRAIQMTDDDVPIDLILHTPGGLVLASLQIARALKKHKEKVTVFVPHYAMSGGTLISLAADEIVMSENAVLGPVDPQLGEYPAASVLKLLEQKDINKIDDKTLILADISKKAINQLENAVYDLLHDKYGNEKARELAKLLSTGTWTHDYPITFEEAKKIGLHVSSDIPAEVMQLMSLYPQPVKKTPSVEYLPIPKHRS is encoded by the coding sequence ATGACGTTTAATGAGCTTTTTTGGCTCTTTTTTATGCTGGCAGCTATGCAACCGGTGATAAAACAAAGAATGATAGAATCTGCTAGACAGCGTTTAATTGCAAAAATAGAAAAAAAGAGGGGTTCAAGAGTAATTCTTCTTGTCCATAGACAGGAAACAATGAGTTTTTTAGGTTTTCCCGTCTATAAATATATCAATGTGGATGATTCTGAAGAGGTTTTAAGGGCAATTCAAATGACAGATGATGATGTGCCTATTGATCTGATTTTACATACTCCTGGTGGTTTGGTGTTGGCATCTCTGCAAATTGCAAGAGCATTGAAAAAACATAAAGAAAAAGTGACAGTTTTTGTGCCTCATTATGCAATGAGCGGTGGGACATTGATATCGTTGGCGGCAGATGAAATTGTTATGAGTGAAAATGCAGTACTTGGGCCTGTTGACCCTCAACTTGGTGAGTATCCTGCTGCTTCAGTTTTGAAACTTCTTGAGCAAAAAGATATTAACAAGATAGATGATAAGACATTGATTTTGGCAGATATATCAAAGAAAGCAATAAATCAGCTTGAAAATGCTGTATATGATCTACTTCATGATAAATACGGAAATGAAAAGGCTAGAGAACTTGCAAAACTTTTATCTACAGGCACATGGACTCATGACTATCCAATTACTTTTGAGGAAGCAAAAAAAATTGGCTTACATGTGTCCTCAGATATACCAGCAGAGGTTATGCAACTGATGAGCTTATATCCTCAACCTGTAAAGAAGACTCCATCTGTTGAATATTTGCCGATACCTAAACACAGGTCTTAA
- a CDS encoding IS110 family transposase encodes MKNDKFAFFIGVDVSKDKFNCAIINNKLELLKEAEFQMDIDGFNSFYDLIKKYDSSIIALESTGSYHINLLASLVSKKKDVCLINPALIKKFAQSVTLRKTKTDKIDAVIIAKFIAKNIEHFNYFALPESNDIIALARMREHITQQIARVKTQLKQHLTVVFPELVANANVFTQSILHILKHMPTAEIIRNANEDDIQKILDELKFAHKSNITPQKLISLAKSSIGISSDIWATVIKEDVEMLIFLNSRLDNITKEFIDKIKSSKKDDMEIITSIKGINDITAAHFLAEIKDINRFANKGKLAAYAGIDPAIKQSGSMYSNGRISKKGSRSLRRILYLMASGVMKFNEYFRAYYLKKKEEGMPHRKAMIALCNKLVRVLYAMLTKKEVFHMPKLS; translated from the coding sequence ATGAAAAATGACAAATTTGCTTTCTTTATAGGTGTTGATGTTTCCAAAGATAAGTTTAATTGCGCTATTATTAACAATAAGCTTGAACTTCTCAAAGAAGCTGAATTTCAAATGGACATTGATGGTTTTAACAGCTTCTATGACTTGATTAAAAAGTATGACTCCTCTATCATTGCTCTTGAATCTACTGGCAGCTATCACATTAACCTCTTAGCATCCCTTGTATCCAAAAAGAAAGATGTCTGTCTTATTAATCCAGCTCTCATCAAAAAATTTGCCCAATCCGTTACTCTCAGAAAAACCAAAACCGATAAAATTGATGCTGTTATCATTGCTAAATTTATAGCTAAGAATATTGAACATTTCAATTATTTTGCTCTTCCTGAGTCCAATGATATTATCGCACTTGCCAGGATGAGAGAACATATTACTCAGCAGATTGCAAGAGTTAAGACTCAGCTTAAACAGCATCTTACTGTAGTATTTCCTGAACTTGTGGCAAATGCCAATGTATTTACTCAATCCATTTTGCATATCCTTAAACATATGCCTACAGCTGAAATCATCAGGAATGCTAATGAAGATGATATTCAAAAGATTCTTGATGAATTGAAGTTTGCACATAAGTCAAATATTACCCCTCAGAAGCTCATATCCCTTGCTAAATCCTCCATTGGTATTTCCTCTGATATCTGGGCTACTGTCATCAAAGAAGATGTTGAAATGCTCATATTTCTTAATAGCCGACTTGATAATATTACGAAGGAATTTATTGATAAAATAAAATCTTCCAAAAAAGATGATATGGAGATTATTACTTCTATCAAAGGAATTAATGATATTACCGCTGCCCATTTTCTTGCAGAAATTAAAGATATAAACAGATTTGCCAACAAAGGTAAACTTGCTGCCTATGCCGGGATAGATCCTGCTATTAAACAATCCGGAAGTATGTATAGTAACGGCAGAATAAGTAAAAAAGGATCCCGGTCCCTTAGGCGTATTCTTTATCTTATGGCAAGTGGTGTTATGAAGTTTAATGAGTATTTTAGAGCGTATTATTTGAAAAAGAAGGAGGAAGGTATGCCTCATAGAAAAGCTATGATTGCATTGTGTAACAAACTTGTGCGTGTACTTTATGCCATGCTTACAAAAAAAGAGGTTTTTCATATGCCTAAATTATCTTAA
- a CDS encoding HAD-IIB family hydrolase, with protein sequence MRKIVIFSDLDGTLLDHNTYSYDAAKEALSIIKKKNIPLIFTTSKTRAEVLKLQEDMGVDYPFIVENGGGIIFREKDIDENLKKKVQEIGEGFYALILGAKRNDLIRFGQSLKKKYNLKLFSEMSDDELMEIMSLPFERLSLSKMREFSEPFILEDKCAVEELLREVEKSDFKILKGGRFYHLVGKHQDKGKAVEKVKEFYVKKYEKIVTIGVGDSSNDIDLLKEVEYPILVKKWDGKHVECSVKNVIKSNFIGPEGFNYEVIDLLKSLGVYNG encoded by the coding sequence ATGAGAAAAATAGTTATATTTAGTGATCTTGATGGTACTCTTCTGGATCACAATACCTATTCCTATGATGCCGCAAAAGAAGCATTATCAATTATTAAAAAGAAAAATATTCCTTTAATTTTTACAACCAGCAAAACAAGAGCAGAAGTTTTAAAACTGCAGGAAGATATGGGGGTTGATTATCCATTTATAGTGGAAAATGGCGGAGGGATAATTTTCAGAGAAAAAGATATTGATGAAAATCTTAAAAAAAAGGTGCAGGAGATTGGAGAAGGTTTTTACGCTCTTATATTAGGGGCAAAAAGGAATGATTTGATTAGGTTTGGTCAAAGTTTGAAAAAGAAGTATAATTTAAAGCTTTTTTCAGAGATGAGTGATGATGAGTTGATGGAAATTATGAGCTTACCTTTTGAGAGACTTTCGCTCAGTAAGATGAGGGAGTTTAGTGAACCTTTTATTTTAGAAGATAAATGCGCAGTTGAAGAGCTTTTGAGAGAAGTGGAAAAGAGTGATTTTAAAATTTTAAAGGGTGGTAGATTTTATCACCTTGTTGGTAAACATCAGGATAAAGGAAAAGCAGTGGAAAAAGTTAAAGAATTTTATGTGAAAAAATATGAAAAAATTGTTACAATAGGTGTAGGAGATAGCAGCAACGATATTGATTTGCTGAAAGAGGTAGAGTATCCGATTTTAGTTAAAAAATGGGATGGAAAGCATGTGGAATGTAGCGTGAAAAACGTAATTAAATCAAACTTCATAGGCCCAGAGGGTTTTAATTATGAGGTGATTGATTTGTTAAAAAGTTTGGGAGTGTATAATGGCTGA